DNA from Aureimonas sp. AU20:
TCGCCGGCAGCGTCACGATGGGTGACGGCGTCGCGATCGGCGGCCAAACCGGTATCAACGGTCACGTTCATATCGGTGACGGCGCTCAGATCGCCGCCGTCAGCGTGGTGGCGAACGATGTGCCAGCCGGTGCGCGCTGGGGTGGCACGCCCGCGCGTCCCGTGCGCGAGTGGATCCGCGAGATGGCCGTGCTCAGACGAATTGGTCAGTCAGGCCGGGGAGACGAACGTGACGACGGTTGAGGCCGCAACGACGCTCGAAAGCGTCGATATCCTGAAGATTATGCAGCTTTTGCCGCATCGCTATCCGTTTCTGCTGGTGGATCGGATCATTGAGATCGACGGCGATCGAAAGGCGATCGGCATCAAGAACGTGACGGCGAGCGAGCCGCATTTCCAGGGTCATTTTCCCCACTATCCCGTCATGCCGGGCGTTCTCATCATCGAGGGCATGGCGCAGACGGCTGGCGCGATCTGCCAGTTGGCGACGGGCGGAAATGCCAATTCGATCGTCTATTTCATGACCATCGACAATGCGAAGTTCCGCAAGCCGGTCGTGCCGGGCGACCGCTTGGAATATCACGTCACGCAGACGAAGAAGCGCGGCAATATCTGGAAGTTCGACTGTCTGGCGATCGTGGACGAGCAGAAAGTGGCGGAAGCCACGATCAGCGCCATGCTCGTTCCCGAAGGCAGCAACTGATCCATGGCGGGCGAGACGCGGATTCATCCGACCACCGTCATCGAGGATGGCGCAACGATCGGCGAAGGATGCCAGATCGGGCCCTTCTGTCACATCGGGCCGCAGGTCGTTCTGGGTGCGGGATCGACACTCCGGTCCCATGTCGCCCTTTGGGGTAACACGCGGATTGGTCCGGGCGCGAAAATCTATCCCTTCGCTTCGGTGGGGCACGATCCGCAGCACCTGAAATACCAAGGCGAAGACACCCGCCTGGTGATTGGCGCCAATTGCCTGATCCGAGAGCATGTCACGCTTAATCCTGGCACGGTACAGGGGCGAAGCGAGACCACGGTGGGCGACAACTGCGCGTTTTTCACGGGCTCGCATGTCGCGCATGATTGTCTGGTCGGCTCGAACGTGACGCTGATCAACAATGTCATGCTGGCCGGCCATTGCGTCGTCGGCGACTACGCGACGATCGCCGGCGGGTCCGGCATCCACCAGTTCACCCGCGTCGGCCACCACGCCTATGTCGGCGGTTTGGCCGCAGTCGAAGGCGACGTCATTCCCTTCGGCATGGTTCTCGGCAATCGCGCCTATCTGTCTGGTCTCAACGTCATCGGCATGAAGCGCGCCGGCTTCGGCCGCGAAGCCATTCGAAACGTCCGCAAGGCCTATCGGATGCTCTTCTCTGACGATCTGACCTTCCGCGAAAATCTCGAGGAGGTCGAAACCGAGTATCCGGAAGACCCGTTGGTGCAGGATCTCCTCGGCTTCATCCGCTCGGGCGGGGACCGGGCGCTTTGCTTCCCTCGCAGCACGCGTCCGGTGTGAGCGCAAACGCAGCGCTGACGCCCATGCGGCCCGGGGAACGCCTCGGCATCATTGCCGGAGGCGGGACCCTGCCAGCGATTATCGCTCACGAAGCGGAGCGTCTGGGCTGGCGCCCGTTCATCGTCGCGATCGCGGATGGGCGCGACGCGTCCTGGGACGAATGGGAATCGGTCTCGCTCACCTGGGGGCAGACCGGCAACGTCTTTGCCCATCTACGACGTCGAGGCGTGTCGAAGCTCGTCTTCTCCGGAACGATCTCCGTTCGCCCGGACTATCGCTCGATCTTGCCGAGCCTGCAAACGCTTCGGATGCTCCCCGAAATCCTTCGAATGACGCGGGGTGGGGACGACAGCCTGATCCGAGCCGTCGCCGGAACGTTCGAGCGAAGGGGCTTCGAAGTCGTCAGCGTCCAGGCCATTTCTCCAACACTGCTGCTTCCCGCCGGCAACCTCACCAATCGCCCTTTGAGTGAGCGCCATCATGAAGCGATCCATCGGGCCCAGCGCGCGGCAACGCGGCTTGGTCTTCTGGACATCGGCCAAGCCGTCGTCGCTTCGGCCGATCGTGTGATTGCCCTCGAAGGAATCGAAGGCACGAAGGAGATGCTGCTACGCGTCGCCGATCTTCGCGGGCGAGGGCGCATCGGTGCGTCGGAGCCTTGTGTGTTGTTCAAGGCGTTCAAGCCGCAGCAGGACGCCCGCTTCGACCTGCCCAGCATCGGCACGGAGACGATCCGCCAAGCGCAGGAAGCAGGGCTTGCCGGGATCGCCATGAGCGCGAACCGATCCCTCGTCATCGAACCGCAGCGGGTTGCGGAAGAAGCCGAGGCGGCTGGTTTGTTTGTTCTCGGCATCGAGACTGCACTGGGAGAAGATCCGTCATGAAGATCGCCTTCGTCCTGGGGGAAGAGTCGGCCGATCGGATTGCGGGCGAGGTGGCCCGTGCTCTGCGTGATCGGTTCGGCCCCAGCATCCAGTTCATCGGCCTCGGAGGCGATGCGCTGAAACGGGAAGGGCTCACCAGCCTTTTCGACATCGAGGAATTGTCGATCATCGGCGTCGGGGCAATTCTTTCGCGATTGCCGAAGCTCCTCGGTCGGCTGCGGCAGACGGTGGATTTTCTCTTGGAGGAACGGCCGGATGCGATCGTCACGATCGACAGCTTCACCTTCACCAATCGGGTCGCACTCAAGGTTCGCCAGCGCTGGCCGGACGCGCGCATCGTCAATGTCGTGCCGCCCGCGATCTGGGCCTACAAGCCCAAGCGGGCCGAAACCCTTCGCCAAGCTGTCGATCATTCCGCCAGCCTGTTTCCCTTCGAGCCGCGTTTTCTGGAAGAACATGGCGGTCCGCCTGCGACCTATGTCGGCCATCCGCTCCTGAGCGATCCGCGCCTGCGCGCCATTCTGGATCGCGAGGCCGAAACGGGCATGAGGCCTCCCGGTCGTCCGCCGCATCTGGTCATCTTGCCGGGCTCGCGACGGGGCGAAATCGAGCGGCTGATGGACGATTTCGGCCGCACCTACGCACTGCTTCATCAGGGCATTCCTGGCCTGAGAGCGAGTTTGCCAGCGGTGCGCCGCGTGCGCTCTCTGATCGAGTCCAAGCTGGAAAGCTGGAGCGTTAAGCCAGAGGTGCTGGAAGGCGACGACGCGAAATGGGCGGCCTTCGCGTCCGCTGACGCCGCCCTTGCAGCGAGCGGAACCGTGTCGCTGGAGCTCGCGCTCGCCGGCGTTCCCATGGCCCTGGCCTATCGGCTCGACCCCGTATCCTACGCGCTGCGCCACATGGTGACGGGTTGGACGGCTGCTTTGCCCAATTTCATCGCCGGCCATCCGCTCGTGCCAGAACATTTTCATGAGTTCGTTCGCCCGGAGGCTTTGGCGCTCAGGCTCGATCGCCTGATGCATGAGACGCCCGAACGCGCGGCTCAGCTGAAAGGTATGGAGGATATCCGACAGGCCATGCGGGTCGACCGCCCGCCCGGGGAGGCGATTGCGGATCTCATCGTTCGTGAGATCGAGCGATCCGGCAGACCATAAAAAAACAGGCGCCCGAGGCGCCTGTTTTCGTTTCAGCTTGTCGGATCAGCGATCGCTGACCGAGATGTAGTCGCGCTGCGGTGCGCCGGTATAAAGCTGGCGAGGGCGACCGATGCGCTGATGCGGATCCTCGATCATTTCCTTCCACTGCGCGATCCAACCGACCGTGCGCGCGACCGCGAACAGAACGGTGAACATCGTGGTGGGGAAGCCGAGCGCCTTCAGCGTGATGCCGGAGTAGAAGTCCACATTGGGATAGAGCTTCTTCTCGATGAAATACTCATCGTTCAGAGCGATGTGCTCCAGCTCCATCGCGACTTCGAGCAGCGGATCGTCCTTGATGCCGAGCTCGTTCAGGACCTCGTGGCAGGTCTGCTGCATGATCTTGGCGCGCGGGTCGTAGTTCTTGTAGACCCGGTGGCCGAAGCCCATGAGGCGGAACGGATCGTTCTTATCCTTGGCGCGCGCCACGAACTCGGGAATCCGGTCCTTGCTGCCGATTTCCGACAGCATGTTGAGCGCCGCTTCGTTGGCGCCGCCATGGGCAGGGCCCCATAGGCAGGCGATGCCGGCCGCGATGCAGGCAAAGGGATTGGCGCCCGACGAGCCGGCAAGGCGAACCGTCGAGGTCGAAGCGTTCTGCTCGTGATCGGCGTGGAGGATGAAGATCCGATCCATCGCCCGCGCCAGCACGGGGTTGATTTGGTAGGGCTCGCAGGGAACTGCGAAGCACATATGCAGGAAGTTTTCCGCGTAGGAGAGATCGTTGCGCGGGTAAACGAAAGGCTGACCGATGTGATACTTGTAGGCCATCGCCGCCAGGGTCGGCGTCTTGGCGATCATGCGGATCGACGCCACCATGCGCTGGTGCGGATCGGTGATGTCGGTGGAGTCGTGATAGAAGGCGGAGAGGGCGCCGACAGAGCCGACCATGACGGCCATCGGATGGGCGTCGCGCCGGAAGCCCGTGTAGAAGCGGGACATCTGCTCGTGCACCATCGTGTGGCGCGTCACGTGGTAGACGAAGTCCGCCTTCTCGCTCGCGGTCGGAAGTTCGCCGTAGAGCAGGAGGTAGCAGGTTTCGAGAAAGTCGCCGCGCTCCGCAAGCTGATCGATAGGATAGCCGCGATGCAGAAGAACGCCCTCGTCACCGTCGATATAGGTGATCTTCGACTCGCAGGACGCGGTCGATGTGAAGCCCGGATCGTAGGTGAAGAGACCGGTGTTCTTGTAGAGCGACGCGATGTCGACCACATCGGGTCCGATGGTTCCTGATCGGAGCGTCAGCTCCGCGCTCTTGTCTCCAAGGGCCAGTTTCGCCGATTGATTCATGCGTTACCCCTTCTGCGTGAGCCCGGGCGCCAACGGCCGTTCTTGGGCCAAACGCCAGCTTCGAGCGAATGCGTATCGGAAAGGGGGTTAAGGAACAAGTTTTCGGCGCAGAACAATTTTGCGCCGCAACACTCACTCAAGCTACCCCAGTGCAGGGCCTACAAGCCTCCTCCAAGCCGGATTCTTGGTTTCCAAGGGCGCGCGGGCACAGACATCAACCCCGCGCCCGCACCGTCCGGAATCTCAACCCGTTAAACGGACGCCTGGTCCTTGAGCCGCTGCAGCGATTCGTCTCGGCCCAAGACCGCCAGCACGTCATAGACGCCAGGCGAGGTGGACTTGCCGGTCAGAGCGGCACGCAGCGGCTGCGCGACCTTGCCGAGCTTCAGCCCAACGGATTCGGCATGGGCTTTGATCGCCGTTTCCAGCGATCCGACGCTCCAGTCGCCCGAGCCCTCCAGAACTGGAAGAAGCCCGCTCAGAATGTCTCGTCCATCCTTGGCCAGAATATCGGCGGCCTTCTCGTCCAGTGTGAGCGGCCTGCGAGCGAAGAGATAGGCGGCGCTTTCCGTCAGCTCCACCAGCGTCTTGGCGCGCTCCTTCAGGCCCGCCATGGCAGCCGACAGCTGGCGGCGAACCGTCGCGTCGTCATCCTGGCGCAGGATGTGCCCATTGGGCAGATGCGCGCGCTCAACCATTAGCGTCTCGACCAAATCCGTGTCGGAAGACCCGCGAATCCAATGGCCGTTGATGGCGTCGAGCTTGGCGAAATCGAACCGCGCCGCGCCCTTGTTGATGTCCGTGATGTCGAACCACGCCGTCATATTTTCGATCGACATGACCTCGTCGTCGCCATGGCTCCAGCCGAGACGCACGAGATAGTTCAGGAGCGCCTTCGGAAGGTAGCCCATGCCGCGATAGGCATCGACGCCCAGCGCGCCGTGACGCTTGGAAAGCTTGGCCCCGTCCGCGCCGTGGATCAGCGGAATATGGGCCATGACCGGAACGTCCCAGCCCATGGCCTGATAGATCAAGGTCTGGCGGCCGGCATTGGTCAGATGGTCGTCGCCGCGAATGATGTGCGTGACGCCCATGTCGTGGTCGTCCACGACGACCGCATGCATGTAGGTCGGAGTGCCGTCCGAGCGCAGCAGGATGAAATCGTCGAGATCCTTGTTGGGAAAGCGGACGTCGCCCTGAACCTGATCGCGCACCACGGTCTCGCCGTCTAAAGGCGCCTTGATGCGGATGACCGGCTTGACGCCGGCCGGCGCCTCGGACGGATCTCGGTCGCGCCAGCGACCATCGTAGCGGGGCGGGCGCTTCTCGGCCTTGGCCGTCTCGCGCATCTCGTCCAGCTCGGCCGGAGAGGCATAGCAATAATAGGCCTTACCGGCCGCGACGAGCGCTTCGGCCACTTCGCGGTGGCGCGCCGCCCGAGCGAACTGCGAGATCGGCTCGCCGTCAGCCTTCAGCCCGAGCCAGTCCAGCCCTTCGATGATCGCGCTTACGGCCGCGTCGGTCGAGCGCTCCCGATCGGTGTCCTCAATGCGTAGCAGCATCTGCCCGCCCATGCGCCGGGCGTAGAGCCAGTTGAACAAGGCCGTGCGGGCTCCGCCGATGTGGAGGAAGCCCGTGGGCGAGGGCGCGAAACGTGTCACCACGCGATCGGTCATCTCGGTGCCTTTGAAAACCGGGCGCGACGGAGATCGCAAGCCCTCTCAGTTTGAATGCGCGCCTCCGGTCGGGCTGCGCATGGATGGCCGGGTGTGTAACATAGGATCGAGAGGACTCAAGGCGGGGCGCACGTGCCGGCATCGCAGGTGACCACGGACGTTCTGCCGGACGGAGCCGCCGGCGATTCATCGTCCATCCCACGCGTCGATCCGATTGGGCCGTTGCGGCTC
Protein-coding regions in this window:
- the gltX gene encoding glutamate--tRNA ligase, producing the protein MTDRVVTRFAPSPTGFLHIGGARTALFNWLYARRMGGQMLLRIEDTDRERSTDAAVSAIIEGLDWLGLKADGEPISQFARAARHREVAEALVAAGKAYYCYASPAELDEMRETAKAEKRPPRYDGRWRDRDPSEAPAGVKPVIRIKAPLDGETVVRDQVQGDVRFPNKDLDDFILLRSDGTPTYMHAVVVDDHDMGVTHIIRGDDHLTNAGRQTLIYQAMGWDVPVMAHIPLIHGADGAKLSKRHGALGVDAYRGMGYLPKALLNYLVRLGWSHGDDEVMSIENMTAWFDITDINKGAARFDFAKLDAINGHWIRGSSDTDLVETLMVERAHLPNGHILRQDDDATVRRQLSAAMAGLKERAKTLVELTESAAYLFARRPLTLDEKAADILAKDGRDILSGLLPVLEGSGDWSVGSLETAIKAHAESVGLKLGKVAQPLRAALTGKSTSPGVYDVLAVLGRDESLQRLKDQASV
- the lpxB gene encoding lipid-A-disaccharide synthase; this translates as MKIAFVLGEESADRIAGEVARALRDRFGPSIQFIGLGGDALKREGLTSLFDIEELSIIGVGAILSRLPKLLGRLRQTVDFLLEERPDAIVTIDSFTFTNRVALKVRQRWPDARIVNVVPPAIWAYKPKRAETLRQAVDHSASLFPFEPRFLEEHGGPPATYVGHPLLSDPRLRAILDREAETGMRPPGRPPHLVILPGSRRGEIERLMDDFGRTYALLHQGIPGLRASLPAVRRVRSLIESKLESWSVKPEVLEGDDAKWAAFASADAALAASGTVSLELALAGVPMALAYRLDPVSYALRHMVTGWTAALPNFIAGHPLVPEHFHEFVRPEALALRLDRLMHETPERAAQLKGMEDIRQAMRVDRPPGEAIADLIVREIERSGRP
- a CDS encoding LpxI family protein, which produces MRPGERLGIIAGGGTLPAIIAHEAERLGWRPFIVAIADGRDASWDEWESVSLTWGQTGNVFAHLRRRGVSKLVFSGTISVRPDYRSILPSLQTLRMLPEILRMTRGGDDSLIRAVAGTFERRGFEVVSVQAISPTLLLPAGNLTNRPLSERHHEAIHRAQRAATRLGLLDIGQAVVASADRVIALEGIEGTKEMLLRVADLRGRGRIGASEPCVLFKAFKPQQDARFDLPSIGTETIRQAQEAGLAGIAMSANRSLVIEPQRVAEEAEAAGLFVLGIETALGEDPS
- the fabZ gene encoding 3-hydroxyacyl-ACP dehydratase FabZ, whose product is MTTVEAATTLESVDILKIMQLLPHRYPFLLVDRIIEIDGDRKAIGIKNVTASEPHFQGHFPHYPVMPGVLIIEGMAQTAGAICQLATGGNANSIVYFMTIDNAKFRKPVVPGDRLEYHVTQTKKRGNIWKFDCLAIVDEQKVAEATISAMLVPEGSN
- the lpxA gene encoding acyl-ACP--UDP-N-acetylglucosamine O-acyltransferase, which gives rise to MAGETRIHPTTVIEDGATIGEGCQIGPFCHIGPQVVLGAGSTLRSHVALWGNTRIGPGAKIYPFASVGHDPQHLKYQGEDTRLVIGANCLIREHVTLNPGTVQGRSETTVGDNCAFFTGSHVAHDCLVGSNVTLINNVMLAGHCVVGDYATIAGGSGIHQFTRVGHHAYVGGLAAVEGDVIPFGMVLGNRAYLSGLNVIGMKRAGFGREAIRNVRKAYRMLFSDDLTFRENLEEVETEYPEDPLVQDLLGFIRSGGDRALCFPRSTRPV
- the gltA gene encoding citrate synthase, which encodes MNQSAKLALGDKSAELTLRSGTIGPDVVDIASLYKNTGLFTYDPGFTSTASCESKITYIDGDEGVLLHRGYPIDQLAERGDFLETCYLLLYGELPTASEKADFVYHVTRHTMVHEQMSRFYTGFRRDAHPMAVMVGSVGALSAFYHDSTDITDPHQRMVASIRMIAKTPTLAAMAYKYHIGQPFVYPRNDLSYAENFLHMCFAVPCEPYQINPVLARAMDRIFILHADHEQNASTSTVRLAGSSGANPFACIAAGIACLWGPAHGGANEAALNMLSEIGSKDRIPEFVARAKDKNDPFRLMGFGHRVYKNYDPRAKIMQQTCHEVLNELGIKDDPLLEVAMELEHIALNDEYFIEKKLYPNVDFYSGITLKALGFPTTMFTVLFAVARTVGWIAQWKEMIEDPHQRIGRPRQLYTGAPQRDYISVSDR